In one Diabrotica virgifera virgifera chromosome 7, PGI_DIABVI_V3a genomic region, the following are encoded:
- the LOC126888590 gene encoding uncharacterized protein LOC126888590 encodes MTPEHNVRKTQYAVTCNIDEECEKVLNIQCHDCAASSGGCKHSIALLMWLHRRSEEPSPTEVACYWAKSKLSKVGTSVKYLTLKDFGAQEELSSDEESSLFLQEVVNQGLEHNIESQLLKHFKPNRILQHLGLHQLMLNFVSRNDFSEMALNFSEFLELCYQEMDPQLCSEAAAITIEQSNSGLWFDLRYARITASKIYDAAHCKKSDGSLINQILGVTKLPATEAMSRGKRLEDAVIKATEKKLKMKLSHIGLQLNHRHPIFGASPDAISEEFVVEIKCPQSEKTICNYLTKNMEITAKYKAQVQLQMFLCKKQKALFCVADPNFEENLKFFDIWVPYDEEYIKMLMDAAENFWQHNIFTHLCNSFKK; translated from the exons ATGACACCTGAACACAATGTGAGGAAAACACAATATGCTGTAACTTGCAACATTGATGAGGAATGTGAAAAGGTGTTAAATATTCAGTGCCATGACTGTGCTGCCTcttcag GTGGGTGTAAGCATTCCATAGCACTCTTGATGTGGCTTCACAGAAGGAGTGAAGAACCTTCTCCAACTGAAGTTGCTTGTTACTGGGCAAAGAGTAAACTTTCCAAAGTTGGAACTTCGGTTAAATACCTAACTTTGAAGGATTTTGGAGCACAAGAAGAACTGAGCTCAGATGAAGAAAGCTCACTCTTTTTACAGGAAGTTGTGAACCAAGGACTAGAACATAATATTGAGAGTCAGCTATTGAAACACTTCAAGCCTAACAGAATTTTGCAACATCTTGGACTACATCAATTGATGTTAAATTTTGTTAGCAGAAATGATTTTTCGGAAATGGCACTGAATTTTTCAGAATTTCTAGAACTTTGTTATCAGGAAATGGATCCCCAACTATGTTCTGAAGCTGCAGCAATAACGATTGAACAGTCTAATTCCGGTTTATGGTTTGATCTGCGATATGCAAGAATAACTGCATCAAAGATTTATGATGCAGCACACTGCAAAAAATCAGATGGTTCCCTGATTAACCAAATACTTGGTGTAACCAAACTTCCTGCTACAGAAGCCATGTCTCGAGGAAAAAGGCTTGAGGATGCTGTAATTAAAgctacagaaaaaaaattaaagatgaaACTCAGTCATATTGGGTTACAATTAAATCACAGGCATCCAATATTTGGGGCTTCTCCAGATGCTATATCTGAAGAATTTGTAGTTGAAATAAAATGTCCTCAATCTGAGAAAACTATTTGTaactatttaacaaaaaatatggaaaTTACAGCAAAATACAAAGCTCAAGTGCAGCTACAGATGTTTCTATGTAAGAAACAAAAAGCATTATTTTGTGTTGCAGATCCTAATTTTgaggaaaatttaaaattttttgatatatgGGTACCATATGATGAAGAATACATAAAGATGTTAATGGATGCTGCAGAAAACTTCTGGCAACATAATATATTTACACATTTATGTAACTCattcaaaaaatga